The Ruminococcus bovis genome includes a region encoding these proteins:
- a CDS encoding holin: MKNFKQWLKCATVRAIKTIAQTAVSTIGVTAMMDEVNWVAVVSASLLSGILSMLTSISGLPEVKEDTTNAKGN; this comes from the coding sequence TTGAAAAATTTTAAACAATGGCTAAAGTGTGCTACTGTCAGAGCCATAAAAACCATAGCACAAACTGCAGTTTCAACCATTGGTGTTACTGCAATGATGGATGAAGTAAACTGGGTTGCAGTAGTTTCTGCTTCCCTACTTTCAGGTATTTTGTCTATGCTAACTTCAATCTCAGGATTACCGGAAGTAAAGGAGGACACTACTAATGCAAAAGGCAATTGA